The genomic window ccaccctctctctccaccgtctctctctctctgacaaaaatatttaaacaaagtCCTAATGTCTTGAAATAAACCATCGAGACTTACATGACAAGAACACGTGTTTaacattataaaataatctctctctctctctctctctctctctctctctctctctctctctctctctctcccctccccccccccccccccccccccccccctctctccagagcgtccgcgggtgtctctgctccagaggagcccctcctccccagtggtgtgccatgctacaggcttcttccctaacagggtggtggtgttctggaggagagacggccaggagctccatgagcaggtggaccccggggaggtcctccccaaccacgacgggaccttccaggtcagcgtggacctggacctcacggccgtcccacaggaggactgggggaggtacgagtgtgtggtccagctgaaaggcatcgaggacatcttcacccccctggaccccgccctcatcaggacaaactggggtaagactggtgttggagggaatggagggggggaacacatgtctcaccacctccacctgacctcATCCCAACCACTGCCAGGGGCCTCTACCCAGGCGCGTCGGTAGACCGgggcattcgaggctatagccccggatcgctgtgccgtaaaaaataaaataaaaaaacatgataatgatgaaaatagccccgtagagtttacttctttgtgGTTGCATCACAAGCAGACgcagatgcaacattgtagaCCGTGAAAACCGAAAGATTCGGACGTGTCCATATATGGGCAGATTTATaaataatttgttgcaaaatgttgcaaattcaacgtcggtattctttcttctctatgcacAGCGCATCTCGTCGACATTGctgtttcgtgctgctagccttttaatgagatcagagagtgtttaGAAGGACAGTAATACAATATCTTTGgtgagatggatataagaagagagacccgcagtgaattcaacccggtccacttgacatcgggtaggtgcatgacagtggtaccaTAAACCTTCAACAGCCCGGGAttcatttgtttcaatcactgaactttcgaacaaaactattgttcagcaaagatgggaaatactatcaaatgtattattgaaaccagtatgaatattaccgtacATGTTGAccccgacggactgcgggggaaagtgaggcagtcgtgggggggcccaaggcagagggggggccccccCGTCAACGATTGTTCTCTACCCAGTTCTCTATTCAGtgcagggggctggtagggggaatccggggggggggggggcccatcagtacctcttgtataggggcccaggatttggtgcaacggccctgcacacacacacacacacacacacacacacacacacacacacacacacacacacacacacacacacacacacacacacacacacacacacacacacacacacacacacacacacgttatcgggagaattcccggtgggccggtaACGTTCCGGGGCCGCctggctgattactgcgggatatcaatattgcgtttataaaagttccttgcaacgcgtccggcagcctgagctgtgcaaccgcaacctctcactcactcaacacacgcaacactcacaaactgtcaacggAGGCATACAAGTTAGGAGATTTGAGTATTCCTGGAGTGCCTGGGTCTACCTGGACACTGCTGAAGCTactgggtaaacacacagcaCTCCGGAGTAGCTCAGTGCAGCAGAACAcggtggattgtgggtaaatgagtTCTATGAATGGGGCTAAGCTCAGATCAGTCCCTGAGTGACCCTGAGCTCCAGAACAGGTTCTAGAGGAATAGTTACACTGAGGCTGTGTTAGTTTTGATTGTAGCATCACGTGACCATAGACATGTGGTTCAATGATGGAGGGATCATCTATTATTACACACCTGATTTTCTTTTCTTGATTTTCTTTCAGGGGACAATCACATCCTTGCTTTCATCCTCActggagttgctgttgttgctgctgttgctgttgttgttggagtCTTTCTGTACCGGAAGAGGAACGGTGAGTGAATCAAACTCTCCAGGAGGACTGACACCTGATATCCACCTGctcctacttcctgtccccttcctagactctgattggttgtcttcaCACATTGGTGGTCTGGTTGTAGAAGCCTCCACCTCTGAATGATGAACCTCCTCCAATGTCGTGTCCATAGAGATGTTGtggcattaagaatatgaaagtCTAATAACATGAGGATATTCACCACGGTTACAACACTAATCATTTCTCTTGATCCTTAGATTCAGACAAGCGTCACAAACCAGTTGGtgagtaaaatgtgtttttacttCAGTTCTTCTCTTATGATTAACGCCACTACCAACATAGAGATCTTGGTGACTtgtctagctcactggactatacagctctatagatctagatacatctagctcactggactatacagctctatagatctagatacatctagctcactggactatacagctctatagatctagatacatctagctcactggactatacagatctgtagatctagatacatctagctcactggactacatcgatctatagatctagatacatctagctcacttgactatacagctctatagatctagatacatctagctcactggactatacagctctatagatctagatacatctagctcactggactatacaactCTGTaaatctagatacatctagctcactggagtacaccgctctatagatctagatacatctagctcactggactatacatctctgtagatctagatacatctagctcactggactatacagctctatagatctagatacatctagcttaCTGggctatacagctctatagatctagatacatctagctcagtcATGACTTCCCCTCCTCCCATTCTGCTACTTCCCAGGTTCTGACACCAGCTCTGAGAACACTGAGGGGCAGAATCCGTCTCCTGAGGCCCAACCTCTGACCACAGTCAGTATTTCATCAATTTACAATACTTATTCTGAGTAACATATATTTACAGTTATATTTATTAGCAGCCTACTTCATCACAGCAATAgtaatactaatatattaaCAGTACTTCATGACAGTAATAGATTAACATTCATATTTTAACggtacttcatcacagtaatatgTTAACAGTACATCATCACAGTGataatgtgtttaatgtttaatgctGACTTGTTCTTCCTTGCTGTTTAGGTTCAAAGTTAAATCATGAAGAGGCTTCTCACGTTCACCTTCAGACacgtgccgtccatatgggcaggtggggcggcgaactACTTTCAAAAGCATCCTCCCAAAAAAATTGTTCTTCAGTAAATCATGGCTCCAAGTCTATGTTTAATAATGTGAATTTCACACAAACTATCTATAGcttctgtaggctttccgactatttttggtctgttgacatTACATCGTGgatgatggtggcgattctagttaAGTTTGAcatgtcatgcaatgtggggcaggATAGCTCAGTGACTGCGTTCCTCCGTATGTTTAtagcataaccctgcaggctgcaataagtaTTTTGTAATCCGCGCTAAAAGACGCCAATAGGGgcgtaaagtagtctgccccattGTCATATTCTagaactgttgttgttttaactcAAATTATTCCGCGCGTATCTTTCGTCGTTTCTATTTCAGATGCGAGTGGTGTTGCACCTGGGATTAACAGTGTTGAGTTTccgctaaaaaaaaaaacctttaagAGGTTAATATTGGAAGAGAAGTTAAAAATCAAACAATTTGGCCCAGACAGACCGGACATAAAAATTATCCAAAAAACGAAGGATAGGGGGAAAACTTACAACCTAACTTTCTCCCGAGCATGGTATGAAAATAATGTGGTTGCACAAAGAGAAAcgctgtgttttgttttcaatGTCCACTTTTTCGAGCAAGTGTGTGAACAGGACAAGGGGATATATAGACCACGAATGTGAagcgcatatatatatatatatatatatatatatatatatatatatatatatatatatatatatatatatatatataataatgtataatacaatattatacatgtataaaatatacatattacAAAAACTAATTGTGGGTCGGGTCATAagccagtagtttctgccccactGAAATTTAGGGTCACCGCACGATACTGTTCGGCTTCCTAAACCAGGATGGAGTGCACTCAAGGTGAAATGTAACGTTAATTGCTCCCAGGTGAATCGTGACGTTCTCTAATGAAGGGAAATGTATGACGCATTacatcaaccaacgatcaaccagtttactgaaataggTCAAAGGTGTATTTCATGAAGATATTTGTGTAATGTCggtgagaatttgtggcccaactgACAGAAACCTCAGGAGGTGTGGGAGGACTGCACCgtaattcctacagcactgcatgtacagtttaccctaaggagattgtcCTATGTTCACTTTTctaatttagtttttttctttgtgcaaTGCAGTGCTGTCTTTTCGTTTCTGTATCGGAAtaacatggtctgtcaacaatctacagtacaaacagtaaaagcgtaaatgtgaatcttgtccagtctcttgcaatcaatctcccactaaggtgtaacttacaatttacaataattgtcatcagaactttagccatagtttacatcagaacatccctccagagtacactgttatattgacaacatcaCTAAGAAATTTGACTTTTCCGTCTTATctgtacacaatgacacaaggacttgtcattctgatggcactgacatgttctttgacacagacatttacttttgagagatgaactGAGGATTTTGAGAAAGAGACTGGCTTTCACAGGTAAtacatggtgttttgctatttgtacgaattgttttgagcaatgcacttactgttttgcaaatgttgaggatgattcgagaaatgtaccaaagcccCTGAGAaaaacagtaaagtcacaaccCATAGCCCAAGGGACCAGAACGCTCCAGGCAGGGCATCCACAGATGCCCAGCTAAGCCTCCAGGCGTGCCGATACAAtccccctccttttgcttcatagataTCATACCGAACCTtcaccaaataaagtgagtaaCAAGTGATCCTGACTCAGCGACCCTTTTCCCATAGAACACGGCGGTACTCACCACAGGTCCACAGCCACCGTAGGCCAACCGCTCCGTGTCCCGCCGCACCGGCACCTCGTCTCCAGGCAACCAGCCCGCGCCTTAAGTCCAGCCTTTCAACTCCACCgtgtacacacaaatacaaaaggtCCTCTCCTCGAAGACGCCCAGCAGCGTTGGTCCATCGGGTTACTTTCACTCACCGAACCTCACCTGCTGACCCAGGGACTCTCCGCTCAGTCTCAAACCAGGCCTCGAcattaacggttgcccgcttgcccggggcaaccaAAAGTCATATTTGGGCCCTTCGACGGCGCCACCGACCACAGCTCCCAGTACCGGCCCCCCGCGGCCCGGCCCCGGAGGCCCCCGGCCCAGCCCGCCTGCCACCCCCCTGGGCCCCCTCTGACGGGGGTCAACACCGGCCACACGGACTCCAGGGGCCAGCCCTCCGGGACGGCCCGGTCCTTAGAGCCCGCGGcggcctgggggaggagccccgCCTCCTTCGCCAGCACCACAGAGTTCAGGGACCAGTACCGGGCCTGGCCCCTCCCGGCCCGGCTCCAGCCCCAGACCCGGGAGCACCGGGCCCCCGAGGGGGACAtggcccccctcctctccaccacccGGGCCCACTTCGGGGAGCACCGCGGGCTCCAGCGGCCCCCGGGGGCGTGGCCCGCTAGGGAGGCCTCCGTGAGGTCCTCGGTGAGGTCCACCATGAAGGAGGACTTCAGGGCCTGGACCACGGTGCGCCGCCTccccgtggccccgcccccgcaggAGCTGgagtggccccggggcccctccGCCCGGACCACCACGGCGCGCGCCTCGTACACGCCCAAGGCCGCCCAGCGCTCGCTGAGctgtaagccccgcccccggcccccgaACACCGGGCCCCCCATGGAGAAGGCCTCCGTCTACAGGGCCAGCTTCACGGCCCCACGGGGCCCCGTGAGGGACGGCGCACCCCCCAGGGGTCACGGTGGGGTCATGGAGGTCAGGCTCAGGGACCGCCGCTCTGCTGATGCAATAAGTAATGAACCAGCTTAGGGGGTCACTGCAgctgctgacctttgaccccgtgTTTATACCTCCGCACACGACGGGGTGCAAAGGTCAAATAAAATGATGTTTCAACTGCACTGTATTgtagaagaaagaaaatggTTTGTATTATAGACCACACTAATGAACATTTTCATgtgttattttaattattaacaGCAAACTATTCAAATATTGTGTTTAAGCTGACATTAACAATTATTCTTAAAATGCACATATTGTCACAACTTGCACTAACTGTTCAAATAAGTTCGAAGAatgtatttaaataaaaaatgtgttaaaCCAGTCACTGCCAAAATGATACATCTGATGTTTGACGTTtattgctttaaaaaaaattgacttTTCAGCGACCAAGAAATTGGATGCTTTCTCAACAAAGGCAGCCTTGTACCTTATATATACCCACAACATGTACGACTGGGAAAACATTTGACAAAAAGGCTCGGGCCATGATGATCTTCTCCGCCTTCGAGATGAGCTACGATTGACAGCACGGGAAGTTATGTTAGAAGTTATGTATGTTAGTGTGGAGAAAAGTCTAACATTTGTGTTGAAATATGAAACGATGCTACAAGAACATGGCCAACATGTCAAGTATTTAAAGCACAGGTATTAATATTAAGATGCCGTCAACAGGTAAAGGGGTGGTAttgtgccaccaggtgtgagtgtgattagccatgacAAGCCGTTTGAAGACCGGCCGTTGCCTGTGTCTTAGGGACATTAGTGATGGATTTCgtgattattttccttgattcagtccacgtcggtcagttcgccaagaagaatCGTTCAGAATCGTTGGTTCAGTCGCCTTTCCGGAAGCAGTCAAccatggaatgcacggttctcagctgattcagactcagctcctctccctcgttctcaaaCAATCGTGCAAACGGTCCTCAATCAACACAAAACGTTACAATTAAGTTCCCTTCAGCTGAGGAGCGCATCATGTTCAGAAACGGGATGTTGTTGCCCAGGCCAGTCCCTCTGCACCACTCTGCTAACTTATCACAGTGAACAGTGAGTCAGCGAGTTGGAGTCGAGTCTGGGAGAACGAACGATAGAGACGAAGGAGAGAGAACTGAAACGTGGAATCAAGTCGGTTCGTTCTTGTTAAAGAGTCGTTCCATTTAACTTATTTGGTCGCAAACGACCCATCActaagtgacatcacaagtgggcgtgtccacctagacttTTGCTGGATGCACCCCTTTAAGAAAACGCACATTCCAAGCCGCCATATTGGTTGAATCCCATTTGCCCACCGTACAATCTCATTGCCCAccgtataacacacacacacataacgacAATAGAGAGTGTTAAAGGAGATATCACCTGCATGCATTTCCAACCAGACATGgagttcatatttgtatttctcCCAACTTTTCTGTCCCTCGTTTCTTTTCCCTCGGACGGTTCAACTTCACTTGGCGGTCCACCAAAATCTTCTGCCAATACCTTTGCTCATGATCACCTAAAGGAATTACAAAAAACATTAACGCCAAAACATAAACATGCGAGTGATGAGTCTTTGAAGAAACCGAAAGATCTCTGAGGAACCGGTTCTCACCAGAGAGCAGATCCAGCATCCAGCCGTGTTCCTTGGCGGCGGCCGAGCGGTCGTTGACGACGGCCTGGGCTTCCTCGGGGGTCTTGAAGCGGATGTGTccttcactgtctccctccagtGTGTCCACGCAGGCCACCATAGATATTTTAGAGAGGGCGTCCTGTAGAAATAAGAAAAGACAGACACTGGGATGGAGTCACGGTGCATGTGTCTAGAGCGAACATTTATTGCAGTTCATTAAAAATGTATCTGATAATTGAGAATGATCAGTCGTTACCAGGGCTGCAGTGGGCGGGGCACGCGGGGGGACGCCGGCCACACACTTTTTTCAGcatgttacaaaaaaaaaagaatatattcAAAATGATATCTATATTTGTTTTCACTATGGCAGCGCCGTCTGCTCAGTGTGGTGACTGCAGGCCCAGCCTCTCTGTAAAGTGGTGGTAGAGTGGCGATGCTAGGAGCTTTGGTTACTTTGGATTTGCTCCATCAATGTGTTGAGTGACATGAGTGTTGGTCTCTAGACCTGTTGGTGGGCCTATTGTTTTAATACGTGGGGGAATGAGAAAGAAGCAGtattattaaacatgttgatTTTTACAATTGAGATTAACTCAAGTTTCCATATTTGGCAAGTTACAACACTGAActcactgaacactgaacaacTCTGAATGTGCGTGAACACGGGATTCCTTTTTGATGACGTCAtacacagtccccccccccactaaaaAAATccccactacaccactgctgcATAGGGCGTTTGATTTAACGACaataaaaaacatgcatttggccgtagtttatcaagattattttacaatgttgtgttgcgttgtggtGTAATTAACTGTATTGCAAAGGTTAACAACAAACCTTTGACCCTGGCTCTAACTTTAAATTTGGTTTGTCATTGAAGTCAGATCGTTGCGTTTCATTGTGTACTAAAGGTGAGattattgtgttgtgtactaaaagACAGGTTGTTGtattgtggtgtgttgtgtactaaagtgggATCATCGTTGTGTCGTGTACTAAAGTGGGATCATCATTGTGTTCCACaaagtgagatcatcattgtgttgtgtactaaagtgagatcatcagtgttgtgttgtgtactaaagtgagatcatcattgtgttgtgttgttgtgtactaaagtgagatcatcattgtgttgtgtttactaaagtgagatcatggttgtgttgttgtgtactaaagtgagatcatggttgtgttgttgtgtactaaagtaagatcatcgttgtgttgtgtcgtGTACTAAATTGAGAtcatggttgtgttgtgttgttgtgtactaaagtgagatcatcattgtgttatgttgtgttccctaggtggagcagggtgaagagacaacaccatcaccagcgACATTCTCCTAAACTGCCAACACACTAAATGGCGTCCAATGAATTTGACCTGTAATGGTCTGTGTCCAAAGAGCGTCTTGTTCCAGCGTCTTGTTCCAGCGTCTGATTTCCTTCTGTGCGGCCGCTCCCAGCTTCTGGTTGAAAACATCTCAACCTTTCAGAAACACGCTGGGGTCACAAAGTTACACTAACGAATCATAATATATGAGATGGGCGGACTGGTCTGCCCTGTAAAGTTTGAAACTGGTGTACAAACTTGTTCCAGCGATGTCCGTATACCCGGATATCATCATGATCTGTCAATTATAGATAATATAAAGGCCTGTGTGTGAATCACAAGCTGAGCAGGAAGTTCTCTACGAAGTCAAATatcctaacctttatgcctcctttacttaaccttcgtggaaaacgtcatcgggtcaaggggAGAACTAAAGTTTACCGAAGTTGGACTACAACAAGCGCTCTGTCGATCCATGCATTCTTAtcgtattgatttcaatcaggttgtcACCAACAGTGAGAATGACTTAGGTCGgatatgggcacacacacacacaaactccacatCTACGTTGTTTCCTGGTAAAAGATGACCTAAATTGTGTATATATCTTGTCACATGAGTCTTCAGCAGTAATTGATAAATGTTCAGGCGCAGTAAACCGATATCCCGCCCGCGTCGCCTCGTCTGAACCCACGCGGGGAAGAGAgagtcactttctctttcagaaGACCACGTGATTTATTTGATATCACTACTGATGAcctagaaaataaacaaactacatTTATAGACTATTGGTCAAGACCTATTAATGAGACGCCTACATGGTTGGGTTCTCCAATGATATGCACATTTGAAGCGTTCATGAGCGAAAACATCCCACAAAATAATATCTCATAAAGCCGCCCCAGTTTAACATGAGCCACTCTGGCTCAGGTGaggtaacccctcccactttatggcttagttgagataacccctcccactttatgactcAGAAGGGGTAATCGCTCCCACTTTATGACTCGGATGaggtaacccctcccactttatgggtCAGCGGAGATAACCCCTCGCACTGTCGCTCTGCATCCACAGATTGTGACTGCCTTCTAGTGGAGGAAATGAAAGCAGAGGAAGACGGGGTGGTGTACAGTATTATGAATAAATGTTGCTGTTTTAGATTATGCTTTATAATGCTTATAATGAATGTCGAATGGACAGACTGGTGAGGAGTGCTGGCTCAGTAGTGGGAACAGAGCTGGACTCTCTGGTGACagtggcagagagaaggacccttgacaaactgctgtccatcctggacaacacccaccaccctctgcatgacaccttcaccaggcagaggagtgttttcagtggccgACTGCTGTCCCAGTCCAGCTCCACTAATAGACTAAAAAACTCTTACGTCCCCCTGGCCATCAGACTGTACAACAGCTCCCAGTAAAGGCAGGGAGGACAatagataacaacaatggacattttatttatttattcattacatatttatatctgtatttttgcacatccatctgcactgtttttacgtgtgttttcggctgctactggatacttgaatttcccccgggattaataaagtatctatctatctatctatctatctatctatctatctatctatctatctatctatctatctatctatctatctatctatctatctatctatcaatctaatGCCACTGTTACTGATAGTTACTGATGTTATTATCCAGCTTTTGCTGTTTCGGGTGGATAATTCTCTATGTAATCTAAATCTGCAGTTGGTTTATAAAATAACCAATGTGAAGTTACGAATACATTAGAGTTACACGTAAAGCAGCTGTTGCTGTTTTAGGTGGATAATGTGATTGCACCAAACCATTAAATAAATTAAGAATTTTAAAACATTCTGTTGAATgaatagttgttttattttcacaCTAACAGTTAACGTTAAAACATACAGACGCAGGCGTATCGCCTCCAAATGTATGCTGGgtaataaatgttttaatcGCATAGCTGCCCACAGAATCGATGCGTCCTCGTCAATCACTTGTCAACAGTGCAGAATTCGGCTAACCACCCTGAGCACTGAGCAGGTTATTAAAGAGACACAATATTCAAATTGTTGACATTCTATGGAAAAAATAACATTCTAATTGCTAAATTAACAAAAAGTCAATTTGAATATGAAATAATATGTGTGGATAACAGAGCTGGAGACTTGAGGCTTGACTTgacctgtgagactggactctgactccctgctgtgagaagggactctgactccctgctgtgagactggactctgactccctgctgtgagactggactctgactccctgctgtgagactggactctgactccctgctgtgagactggactctgactccctgctgtgagactggactctgactccctgctgtgagactggactctgactccctgctgtgagactggactctgactccctgctgtgag from Gadus morhua chromosome 17, gadMor3.0, whole genome shotgun sequence includes these protein-coding regions:
- the LOC115529331 gene encoding la-related protein 7-like, with the translated sequence MFSTRSWERPHRRKSDAGTRRWNKTLFGHRPLQDALSKISMVACVDTLEGDSEGHIRFKTPEEAQAVVNDRSAAAKEHGWMLDLLSGDHEQRYWQKILVDRQVKLNRPREKKRGTEKLGEIQI